One region of Opitutales bacterium genomic DNA includes:
- a CDS encoding type II toxin-antitoxin system Phd/YefM family antitoxin: MKEISSFDAKQRFGLVLDEAQRAPLMIRKHNRPVAVVLSISEYERLKGLNFSQFTAFCDRIGQRAEEDGVTELDVEKWVNEDS, encoded by the coding sequence ATGAAAGAAATCTCATCTTTTGATGCAAAGCAGCGTTTTGGATTGGTTCTGGATGAGGCACAGCGCGCGCCCTTGATGATTCGCAAGCATAACCGGCCGGTCGCGGTGGTGCTTTCAATCAGCGAATATGAGCGCCTCAAAGGCCTGAACTTCAGTCAGTTCACTGCTTTTTGTGACCGCATCGGCCAACGTGCAGAAGAAGATGGTGTGACAGAGCTGGATGTCGAAAAGTGGGTCAACGAGGACTCATGA
- a CDS encoding putative toxin-antitoxin system toxin component, PIN family gives MKTPMFVIDTNVCVSRVILPKSVAGQAVDLAISMGDLAFSDATLAELDDVLAQPKFQKYISANERHEFFLLLSRFGSVFDIDHSVTLCRDPKDNKFLEVALSSSATCLLTGDQDLLELHPFRGTEILSPASFLQIYR, from the coding sequence ATGAAGACACCTATGTTTGTCATAGACACCAACGTCTGTGTCAGTCGGGTTATTCTTCCTAAGTCAGTTGCTGGGCAAGCGGTTGATTTGGCAATATCAATGGGAGACTTAGCCTTTTCAGATGCTACGCTCGCTGAATTAGACGACGTCCTGGCGCAGCCGAAATTCCAGAAATATATTAGTGCCAACGAAAGACATGAATTTTTTCTGCTGTTGAGTCGTTTTGGGAGTGTTTTCGATATCGACCATAGCGTGACGCTTTGTCGCGACCCTAAAGACAACAAATTCTTAGAAGTCGCACTCAGTAGTTCGGCAACCTGCTTGTTGACGGGCGATCAAGATCTTCTGGAGCTACATCCCTTCAGAGGGACGGAAATACTGAGCCCAGCCAGCTTTCTTCAGATATATCGATGA